The sequence below is a genomic window from Candidatus Methanoplasma termitum.
ACACTGCATGTTCGCCTCGTCCGACGCTTTTAAAGACATCTATTCGGTAGAGATATCCCTGTGGTCATATGGGATGCCGTGGTCAGCATACAATGAGATGATGGATGTGTATGGTCTTAAGCACGTGCCTGCAGAGCCTGAGAGATCGACATCCGAGCGCAGGTCTGCCACCGATCTCCCGGAACTGAGGGGGAAAAAGGTATCGATCCTTGAGAACGCGGGTGTGGAGCTCTCCGGCCTGGTTCAAGGTTGTATCTCGTGCAGAAAATGCGTCAAAGAATGTCCAGAGTCGGCGATAAGTGTGGAAAAAGCCGCTATCACGATCAAGTCGGACAGATGCATGGGCACTGCGTGCAAACGCTGCGAGATGATATGTCCCGAAAAGGTGCTGCAGATAAAAACACTGAGAATAAAAGAAAATTAAGATGTGCGCCCTCTGGGCGCACTGTTTATTTTTTATTCGGCTGGTTTTTCGCTCTTGATAAAGTCGGCATCATCGCTGAACATGTGCTCATCGGGGAACTTTCCGCGGGTGAGCTTGAGTACGAACCCTATCACGATACCAAGTGCTATCGAAATGGCGAATACGCCTATCGCACCGACGAGATTCGTCAGAGAGTCAGCACCATCGATTCCGTACAGCGGTATTGCTATTACTGCCACGATCGCACCGAACCATCCTGCCACTCCGTGCAGGTTGTGTACGCCCATGACATCCAACGCGCCGATCGCCTTTGTAAGCCTCGGATGCAGGTATATGAAACTCAGTGCCGAGATCACTCCTGCGATCAGACCGATTACGAGTGCCGCCCACGGACCGATCATCAGCAAAGGCGCACCGATCGCGACCGGACCGGCAAGCATCGCATATGTGTATATCAGCGGGTTGACCTTCTTCTGTATCGCGGTGCACACTATCCATGCGCTTATTATCGATCCGATTCCGGCAAGGTAGCACACCATCATTCCCCAGAACACCTGGTCTGCGGGCAGCAGTGCGGTAACGAAAGACGGCCAGAGGACCCACAGCAGCATTGATGCCAGCCATACGAACGATACGCTGTGCGTCGTCGTATACATGGGTTCGTTGAACGCTCTCTTTTCTCTCAGTGCTATTGCTACACCAAGGCCGAAGTATGCCGCACACATGTGGACCAGCATCGATCCTCCGGCATCCGAAGCATTGAATCCGAAAACCATGTGGAGCAAGCCTTCGTGTTCCAGGCCTATGCCGAACAGGAACCATTCAACTATCAGGAACACCGGTGCGAACAAAATACCTGCAACGAAGTATTGCCACATCTTCAGTTTTCCGAGGAAGCATCCTATCGCAATGACCACAGTGATCGCGCATATCACGCCCATCAGCATCAGATCCTGATTCCAAGCTTCCTCTATGGACACTCCGAACAGGAACTGCTTTATTGCCAAGTAGACAACAAAGCTGCCGGCTGCGGACAGAAGCACCGCAAGTGCGACTCCCCACTCATATTTCTTAATGAAGAGCATCAAGAATGCGACCAGCATCAACATGAACCAGATCATTATATTCTTTACAAACTTGAAGTTCTCCAGGCCGGTATCGCCGGTGGTAGTATAACCCGACGAAGCAGAAGAATCGCCGGATAAGAACAGTACAAAAGAAATGACTGCTACCATCAGGAAGGCCGCCAGAGCCACCACAGTCTTTACATACATTTTCATCTTTTCACCCCTTTTCTCTAATAAAGGAAAATAAAAGGTTTGGGTAAGGGGATACTCAGTGCTTTATGTCCAGACCGGCTTCCCTCAGCTTCTTGACTGCACCTGCGTATACCTTCAGGTATTCGGCGGTCGGCTTGACGGTTAATACGTCATAACACTCGCTGAATGTCTTTCCGGGAGGCGCTTTGGTGTAGTTCTTCTCGTAGCCTGAGACAAGCTTCTCAAGAACCGCATTGACATCGGGTATCTTCATGCCGGCAGTGGCTATTGCAGCCTCTCCCATGATCCTGGCTTCCATACCTGTTGTCTTATCCATTGCCACACCCTTTGCGGCAGCGGAACCGGAGAGAAGCTCTCTTCCTGATCCCGTGTCGGCAATTGCCTGTGCGGCCGTCTCGAGGAGACACATCTCTGTGCAGGGTCCTGCGATCGGATAGTACTGGTTTGCCAGAAGCAGGTCGGTGTTTGCATCGATCGCTGCCGCCGCGTGCGCGGCTATCTGCAAGGTCTCCCTTGCCGTGGTTATTCCCCACCTTATGTGGATAGGTCCGTCGAGGTGGTAGTTCCCCGAGAACAGAGCGAAGGATGCGAGTGTTGTTGCAACGTCGCAGATCGCTGTCTCTTCGATACCGCCGCAATATCCTCCGAAAATCGGCATCTGCTCGATCATGATGGTGTTACCGTTGGCGGTCCATCCTGCGAGCATGTTCAGTGCGGCCATGTCCACTTTCAATTCGTTCAACTGCGAGCATTCGTGTGAGTCGCACGGTCTCATTCCCGTGTATCTCATGTCAGAGGCGAGACGTCCAGCTGCGGACAGCGGCGTCTCCGGTCCCTACATAGCCATATATGGCCTGCCTGCCCTTGTCCTCGCCTCATCCACTCCCCTGATCTCTGCCATCATGGCGCGTATCTCATAGGGGGTGTTCGTTAGCGCAGGGTGTCCCTCGATCGTTGACATAACACCGTTGACGAGTGTGTCGACGACCGACTCCTGTGCATAACTCTGCATGACTTGAACAAATATCGTTTCCGTAACCGGGGCACCTGTGGGTCCTCCCTGGATTATCGGCTTAACTGGACTGTTACCTCTGCGGGGGTAGAAGCGCGCGCAGTCTCTTCCCTCTCCGAGTATCAATTGTTTGGGGGTCTTTTTTATTCCTTCCCATACTTCCTCTTCGGTAATTTTCAATACCCTCTTGAGGTCCTGGTTGTAGAATCCGGTCTGAACCAGCATTTCCAAACCGGCGTTGAACAAGTTGTTCATCGTTGTTTTGTCTTCCGGTATGATCTTCTTGCCGAAGTTCAGCTTGTATTTTTCTTTAAGTTTTGTCGCGTTGTTCGGAATTGTCGAATAGTCCCACTCTTCTTCGGAGACTTTCTTTCCGGCGATGAACCTATCATACACGTCGCATATGTTAAGCGGTCTTTCTGCTGCCATTTTCATTCACCCCTTCATTTTTGCCATTAGTTTGTTCACGAGCTCAACGATCTCGGCACCGTTCTCAGAGTATCCGTCGGCTTTTATCTCGTCGCACCACTTTTGTGTAACCGGTGCGCCACCGATGATCACCTTGAAAGCCGCTTTTGCTTCTTTCACCGCTTTGACCATTTCGCCCTGTACAATCATGGTCGTTGTCATAAGCGCCGAACCGCCGAGCACCTGTGCACCGTGTTCTGCGCCTGCTTCCATGAACGCCTCCGGCGATACATCGGGTCCCAGATCATAGACCTTGTAACCGGCCCCACGGAGCATTGCGCAACAAACGTTTTTGCCAATCTCGTGGATATCCCCCTGAACGGTCCCCATTATTATGGTACCCTTCATCACATTGTTACCGGCGGTCATGAGCGGTGCGAGTATTGCAAGCCCCTTTTCCATTGCTTTCGAAGCCGCAACTACCTGCGGGAGATAGATCTCTGCTTTGTCGAAACGCTCACCGATCGTTTCCATTCCTTTTCCAAGACCGTCCTGTACTATCACTTTGGGATCGATCTTGGCCTCGATTGCCGCTTTTGTGGCACTCTCAGCAAGTTTAAAATCCCACGTTTCGACGGCCTTTTTGAGGTCTGCTATTATTTTTTCTTTTCCACTCATCTAATCACCACTTTGCCAAATCCTGATCCATAAACGTTGTTTGTCGCTCGGG
It includes:
- a CDS encoding cobalamin B12-binding domain-containing protein — its product is MSGKEKIIADLKKAVETWDFKLAESATKAAIEAKIDPKVIVQDGLGKGMETIGERFDKAEIYLPQVVAASKAMEKGLAILAPLMTAGNNVMKGTIIMGTVQGDIHEIGKNVCCAMLRGAGYKVYDLGPDVSPEAFMEAGAEHGAQVLGGSALMTTTMIVQGEMVKAVKEAKAAFKVIIGGAPVTQKWCDEIKADGYSENGAEIVELVNKLMAKMKG
- a CDS encoding ammonium transporter; this encodes MKMYVKTVVALAAFLMVAVISFVLFLSGDSSASSGYTTTGDTGLENFKFVKNIMIWFMLMLVAFLMLFIKKYEWGVALAVLLSAAGSFVVYLAIKQFLFGVSIEEAWNQDLMLMGVICAITVVIAIGCFLGKLKMWQYFVAGILFAPVFLIVEWFLFGIGLEHEGLLHMVFGFNASDAGGSMLVHMCAAYFGLGVAIALREKRAFNEPMYTTTHSVSFVWLASMLLWVLWPSFVTALLPADQVFWGMMVCYLAGIGSIISAWIVCTAIQKKVNPLIYTYAMLAGPVAIGAPLLMIGPWAALVIGLIAGVISALSFIYLHPRLTKAIGALDVMGVHNLHGVAGWFGAIVAVIAIPLYGIDGADSLTNLVGAIGVFAISIALGIVIGFVLKLTRGKFPDEHMFSDDADFIKSEKPAE